In Luteimonas sp. MC1750, the following proteins share a genomic window:
- a CDS encoding homocysteine S-methyltransferase family protein, producing the protein MIRLPWLHHDRVARLEAALAERILVIDGAMGTMIQRHRLEEADYRGERFAGGFDSLQPGAAASHDLKGNNDLLTLTRPDVIAGVHEAYLAAGADILETNTFNATAVSQADYRLPHLVRELNLEGARLARGCCDAAEALAPHRPRFVAGVIGPTSRTASISPDVSDPGYRNTSFDALRDDYRVAIDGLIDGGADILMVETIFDTLNAKAALYAIEEAFEGRGARLPVMISGTITDASGRTLSGQTAEAFWISVSHARPLSVGLNCALGAKELRPHVETLARVADCPVSAHPNAGLPNAFAEYDETPEEMADTLQEFARSGLLNLVGGCCGTTPEHIAAIADAVHGIPPRVPASWGAGA; encoded by the coding sequence ATGATCCGCCTTCCCTGGCTCCATCACGACCGCGTGGCGCGTCTCGAGGCCGCGCTGGCCGAGCGCATCCTGGTCATCGACGGCGCGATGGGCACGATGATCCAGCGCCACCGCCTGGAGGAAGCCGACTACCGCGGCGAACGCTTCGCCGGGGGCTTCGACAGCCTGCAGCCGGGTGCCGCCGCGTCGCATGACCTCAAGGGCAACAACGACCTGCTCACCCTGACCCGCCCCGACGTCATCGCCGGCGTGCACGAGGCCTACCTCGCGGCCGGCGCCGACATCCTTGAAACCAATACCTTCAACGCCACCGCCGTCAGCCAGGCCGATTACCGCCTGCCGCACCTGGTGCGCGAACTGAACCTGGAAGGCGCGCGCCTGGCACGCGGGTGCTGCGATGCCGCCGAGGCCCTTGCGCCGCACCGTCCGCGCTTCGTCGCGGGCGTGATCGGGCCCACCAGCCGCACCGCGTCGATCAGCCCCGACGTCAGCGATCCCGGCTACCGCAACACCAGCTTCGACGCCCTGCGCGACGACTATCGCGTGGCGATCGACGGGTTGATCGATGGCGGCGCCGACATCCTCATGGTCGAGACGATCTTCGACACGCTCAACGCCAAGGCCGCGCTGTACGCGATCGAAGAGGCATTCGAGGGGCGCGGCGCGCGCCTGCCGGTGATGATCTCCGGGACCATCACCGATGCCTCGGGCCGCACGCTGTCCGGCCAGACCGCGGAGGCCTTCTGGATCTCGGTGTCGCACGCCCGCCCGCTGTCGGTCGGGCTGAACTGCGCGCTGGGGGCGAAGGAGCTGCGTCCGCACGTCGAGACCCTGGCGCGCGTCGCCGATTGCCCGGTCAGCGCCCATCCGAATGCCGGGCTGCCCAACGCCTTCGCCGAATACGACGAGACCCCGGAGGAGATGGCCGACACCCTGCAGGAGTTCGCCCGCTCCGGCCTGCTCAACCTGGTCGGCGGCTGCTGCGGAACCACGCCGGAGCACATCGCGGCCATCGCCGACGCCGTGCACGGCATCCCTCCGCGGGTGCCGGCTTCGTGGGGGGCTGGGGCGTGA
- the metH gene encoding methionine synthase, which yields MNVPRSTRLSGLEPLVITPELLFVNVGERTNVTGSAQFRKLIKEDRFEEAVEVARQQVASGAQILDVNMDEGLIDSAKAMTRFLTLIASEPDIARIPVMVDSSKWEVIEAGLKCLQGKGVVNSISLKEGEEAFVEQARKVLRYGAAAVVMAFDEDGQADTAERKVAICTRAYRILVDGVGFPPEDIIFDPNIFAVATGLDEHNNYAVDFIEATRVIRATLPHCHVSGGVSNVSFSFRGNETVRQAIHSVFLYHAIAAGMDMGIVNAGAMPIYDDLDPELRDHVEDVILNRRADATERLLALAERYKGSKGQAKTEDLAWRGKDVRARLSHALVHGIDQYVVEDAEEARLLSTRPLDVIEGPLMDGMNVVGDLFGAGKMFLPQVVKSARVMKKAVAHLLPYIEAEKLRTGDTASNNGKVVMATVKGDVHDIGKNIVGVVLACNNFEVIDLGVMVSAQTIIDTAVAENADLVGVSGLITPSLEEMGHVAREMQRQGLTIPLMIGGATTSRAHTALKIDPHYRSPTVWVKDASRAVGVAQSLVSPELRGPFVAACESDYAGIRERHRNRGDAKRLVALQKARGQRFDGGWDGYTPPTPARPGITTFHDYPLADLVETIDWTPFFQAWELAGRYPAILEDAVVGPAASELYRDARAMLDTIIREKWLTAKAVFGLFPAAAVGDDVELQVAPGESVTVPFLRQQVDKPVERPDFCLADFIAPKDSGVPDWMGMFAVTAGIGIEPHLERFRADHDDYRGILLKALADRLAEALAEHLHRRVRTEFWGYAAGEALDNQALIAEAYRGIRPAPGYPACPDHSPKQQLFSVLDATANAGMELTEGFAMLPTAAVSGYYFSHPGSQYFVVGRVGKDQAADYAKRRGVPLAQVEQWLASNLDYDPD from the coding sequence ATGAACGTCCCCAGGTCCACGCGGCTGTCCGGGCTCGAACCGCTGGTGATCACGCCTGAGCTGCTGTTCGTCAACGTCGGCGAACGCACCAACGTGACCGGCAGCGCGCAGTTCCGGAAGCTGATCAAGGAGGACCGCTTCGAGGAGGCGGTCGAGGTCGCGCGGCAGCAGGTCGCCAGCGGCGCCCAGATTCTCGACGTCAACATGGACGAGGGGCTGATCGATTCGGCGAAGGCGATGACCCGCTTCCTGACCCTGATCGCGTCGGAGCCGGACATCGCGCGCATCCCGGTGATGGTCGATTCCTCGAAGTGGGAGGTGATCGAGGCCGGGCTGAAGTGCCTGCAGGGCAAGGGCGTGGTGAACTCGATCTCGCTCAAGGAAGGCGAGGAGGCCTTCGTCGAACAGGCGCGCAAGGTGCTGCGCTACGGCGCCGCGGCGGTGGTCATGGCCTTCGACGAAGACGGCCAGGCGGACACCGCGGAACGCAAGGTCGCGATCTGCACCCGCGCCTACCGCATCCTGGTCGACGGGGTCGGGTTCCCGCCCGAGGACATCATCTTCGACCCGAACATCTTCGCGGTCGCCACCGGGCTGGACGAACACAACAACTACGCGGTGGACTTCATCGAGGCCACGCGTGTCATCAGGGCGACGCTGCCGCACTGCCATGTCTCGGGCGGCGTCTCCAACGTCTCGTTCTCCTTCCGCGGCAACGAGACCGTGCGCCAGGCGATCCACTCGGTGTTCCTGTACCACGCGATCGCTGCGGGCATGGACATGGGCATCGTCAACGCCGGCGCCATGCCGATCTACGACGACCTCGACCCGGAGCTGCGCGACCACGTCGAGGACGTGATCCTCAACCGCCGCGCGGACGCCACCGAACGCCTGCTGGCGCTGGCCGAGCGCTACAAGGGCAGCAAGGGGCAGGCAAAGACCGAGGACCTCGCCTGGCGCGGCAAGGACGTGCGCGCGCGCCTGAGCCATGCGCTGGTGCACGGCATCGACCAGTACGTTGTCGAGGACGCCGAGGAGGCGCGCCTGCTGTCCACGCGCCCGCTGGACGTGATCGAAGGTCCGCTGATGGACGGCATGAACGTGGTCGGTGACCTGTTCGGCGCCGGCAAGATGTTCCTGCCGCAGGTGGTGAAGTCGGCGCGGGTGATGAAGAAGGCGGTGGCGCACCTGTTGCCCTACATCGAGGCCGAGAAGCTGCGCACCGGCGACACCGCCAGCAACAACGGCAAGGTGGTGATGGCCACCGTCAAGGGTGACGTCCACGACATCGGCAAGAACATCGTCGGCGTGGTGCTGGCCTGCAACAACTTCGAGGTCATCGACCTCGGCGTGATGGTGTCGGCGCAGACGATCATCGACACCGCCGTGGCGGAGAACGCCGACCTGGTGGGGGTGTCCGGCCTGATCACCCCGTCGCTGGAGGAGATGGGCCATGTCGCGCGCGAGATGCAGCGCCAGGGCCTCACCATCCCGCTGATGATCGGCGGCGCCACCACGTCGCGCGCGCACACCGCGCTCAAGATCGATCCGCACTACCGGTCTCCGACGGTGTGGGTGAAGGACGCCTCGCGCGCGGTCGGCGTGGCCCAGTCGCTGGTCTCGCCCGAGCTGCGCGGGCCGTTCGTCGCCGCCTGCGAATCGGACTACGCCGGGATCCGCGAGCGCCATCGCAACCGCGGCGATGCCAAGCGGCTGGTGGCCCTGCAGAAGGCGCGCGGGCAGCGCTTCGATGGCGGCTGGGACGGCTACACGCCTCCAACGCCGGCCAGGCCCGGCATCACCACCTTCCATGACTACCCGCTCGCCGACCTGGTCGAGACCATCGACTGGACGCCGTTCTTCCAAGCCTGGGAGCTGGCCGGGCGCTATCCGGCGATCCTCGAGGACGCGGTGGTCGGACCGGCGGCCAGCGAGCTCTACCGCGACGCGCGCGCCATGCTCGACACGATCATCCGCGAGAAGTGGCTCACCGCGAAGGCGGTGTTCGGCCTGTTCCCGGCGGCAGCGGTCGGCGACGACGTGGAACTCCAGGTCGCGCCCGGCGAAAGCGTCACCGTGCCCTTCCTGCGCCAGCAGGTCGACAAGCCGGTCGAGCGCCCGGACTTCTGCCTGGCCGACTTCATCGCACCGAAGGACAGCGGCGTACCCGACTGGATGGGCATGTTCGCGGTCACCGCCGGCATCGGCATCGAACCGCACCTGGAGCGCTTCCGCGCCGATCACGACGACTACCGCGGGATCCTGCTCAAGGCCCTGGCCGACCGCCTCGCCGAGGCCCTGGCCGAGCACCTGCACCGGCGCGTGCGCACGGAGTTCTGGGGCTATGCGGCGGGCGAGGCGCTCGACAACCAGGCCCTGATCGCCGAGGCCTACCGCGGCATCCGCCCGGCGCCCGGCTACCCGGCCTGCCCCGACCACAGTCCGAAGCAGCAGCTGTTCAGCGTGCTGGACGCCACGGCCAATGCCGGCATGGAGCTGACCGAAGGCTTCGCGATGCTGCCGACCGCGGCCGTGTCCGGCTACTACTTCAGCCACCCCGGGAGCCAGTACTTCGTGGTCGGCCGCGTGGGCAAGGACCAGGCCGCGGACTACGCGAAGCGCCGCGGCGTGCCGCTGGCGCAGGTCGAGCAGTGGCTGGCCTCCAACCTCGACTACGATCCCGACTGA
- a CDS encoding acyl-CoA dehydrogenase family protein: MDFSFTEEQLMIQDVARRIAQEKIAPSAEHHDRTGEFPLDNIRLLGENGLMGIEVPAEYGGAGMDPVAYVLAMVEVAAADAAHSTIMSVNNSLFCNGILTHGTEEQKTLYVSAIAEGREIGAFALTEPQSGSDATAMRCRAVRQADGSYVVNGKKSWITSGPVAKYIVLFAMTDPDKGARGITAFAIDTTRQGFARGKTEPKLGIRASATCEIEFDGYVVKPDEVLGKEGEGFRIAMGVLDAGRIGIASQAIGIARAAYEATLEYVRERKAFGAPIGTFQMTQAKIADMKCKLDAALLLTLRAAWVKGQGQRFSNEAAIAKLAASEAAMWITHQALQIHGGMGYSKEMPIERYFRDAKITEIYEGTSEIQRLVIARHETGLR, translated from the coding sequence GTGGATTTCAGCTTCACCGAAGAACAGTTGATGATCCAGGACGTGGCCCGCCGCATCGCGCAGGAGAAGATCGCGCCGAGCGCCGAGCACCACGACCGCACCGGCGAATTCCCGCTCGACAATATCCGCCTGCTGGGCGAGAACGGGCTGATGGGCATCGAGGTGCCGGCGGAGTACGGCGGCGCGGGCATGGATCCGGTGGCCTACGTGCTGGCCATGGTCGAGGTGGCTGCAGCCGACGCCGCGCATTCCACGATCATGTCGGTCAACAACTCGCTGTTCTGCAACGGCATCCTGACCCACGGCACCGAGGAGCAGAAGACGCTCTACGTCTCGGCCATCGCCGAGGGCCGCGAGATCGGCGCCTTCGCGCTGACCGAGCCGCAGTCCGGATCGGACGCCACCGCCATGCGCTGCCGCGCCGTCAGGCAGGCCGACGGCAGCTACGTCGTCAACGGCAAGAAGAGCTGGATCACCTCCGGCCCGGTGGCGAAGTACATCGTGCTGTTCGCCATGACCGACCCGGACAAGGGCGCGCGCGGCATCACCGCCTTCGCGATCGACACCACGCGCCAGGGCTTCGCCCGCGGCAAGACCGAGCCCAAGCTCGGGATCCGCGCCTCGGCCACCTGCGAGATCGAGTTCGACGGCTACGTGGTCAAGCCCGATGAAGTGCTGGGCAAGGAAGGCGAGGGCTTCAGGATCGCCATGGGCGTGCTCGACGCCGGTCGCATCGGCATCGCCTCCCAGGCCATCGGCATCGCCCGCGCGGCCTACGAGGCGACGCTCGAGTACGTCAGGGAGCGCAAGGCCTTTGGTGCGCCGATCGGCACCTTCCAGATGACCCAGGCCAAGATCGCCGACATGAAGTGCAAGCTCGACGCGGCCCTGCTGCTGACGCTGCGCGCGGCGTGGGTGAAGGGCCAGGGCCAGCGCTTCAGCAACGAGGCCGCGATCGCCAAGCTCGCCGCGTCCGAAGCGGCCATGTGGATCACCCACCAGGCGCTGCAGATCCACGGCGGAATGGGCTATTCGAAGGAAATGCCGATCGAACGCTATTTCCGCGATGCCAAGATCACCGAGATCTACGAGGGCACCAGCGAGATCCAGCGGCTGGTGATCGCCCGGCATGAGACCGGGCTGCGCTGA
- a CDS encoding metalloregulator ArsR/SmtB family transcription factor, protein MDLEAWSSHLKVLADATRVRLLALLDGEELTVAELSAITRLAQPRVSTHLARLKDAGLVRDRRAGVSAYYRFDEDRLDPAQRALWQTLREGSDDPLLRQDAERVAGVLAMRAADQNWADSVAGDMERHYSPGRTWEAMARSALPLLETGDVLDIASGDGVLAELLAPHAQRYVCIDASPRVVAAAQERLKRYRNVEVREADMHALPFDDGSFDLVVLMHALTYAAKPALSVTEAARVLRPGGRLLLTSLARHGHRAAVEAFGHVNLGFTDKELRRFVDKAGLALQSCETVTREKRPPHFEVVSLIAGKP, encoded by the coding sequence ATGGATCTCGAAGCCTGGTCGAGTCACCTCAAGGTGCTTGCCGACGCCACCCGGGTGCGCCTGCTGGCGCTGCTCGACGGCGAAGAACTCACGGTCGCCGAGCTGTCGGCGATCACCCGGCTGGCCCAGCCGCGCGTGTCCACCCACCTGGCGCGGCTGAAGGACGCCGGGCTGGTGCGTGACCGGCGCGCCGGCGTCTCGGCCTATTACCGCTTCGACGAGGACCGCCTGGATCCGGCGCAGCGTGCGCTGTGGCAGACCCTCCGCGAAGGCAGCGACGACCCGCTGCTGCGCCAGGATGCCGAGCGCGTCGCCGGCGTGCTCGCGATGCGCGCCGCCGACCAGAACTGGGCCGACTCGGTGGCCGGCGACATGGAGCGCCACTACTCGCCCGGCCGCACGTGGGAAGCGATGGCGCGTTCGGCACTGCCGCTGCTCGAGACCGGCGATGTGCTCGACATCGCGTCCGGCGACGGCGTGCTGGCCGAGCTGCTCGCCCCGCATGCGCAGCGCTACGTCTGCATCGACGCCAGCCCGCGCGTGGTGGCCGCCGCGCAGGAGCGGCTGAAGCGCTACCGCAACGTCGAGGTGCGCGAGGCCGACATGCATGCCCTGCCCTTCGACGACGGCAGCTTCGACCTGGTGGTGCTGATGCATGCGCTGACCTACGCGGCCAAGCCGGCGCTCTCGGTCACCGAGGCGGCGCGCGTGCTGCGGCCCGGCGGCCGCCTGCTGCTCACCAGCCTCGCCCGCCACGGTCACCGCGCCGCGGTTGAGGCCTTCGGCCACGTCAACCTGGGCTTCACCGACAAGGAGCTGCGGCGCTTCGTCGACAAGGCCGGCCTCGCGCTGCAGTCCTGCGAGACGGTCACCCGCGAGAAACGCCCGCCGCATTTCGAAGTCGTCTCCCTGATCGCGGGCAAGCCATGA